A genome region from Macaca fascicularis isolate 582-1 chromosome 3, T2T-MFA8v1.1 includes the following:
- the MYO1G gene encoding unconventional myosin-Ig, with the protein MEDEEGPECGKPDFVLLDQVTMEDFMRNLQLRFEKGRIYTYIGEVLVSVNPYQELPLYGPEAIARYQGRELYERPPHLYAVANATYKAMKHRSRDTCIVISGESGAGKTEASKHIMQYIAAVTNPSQRAEVERVKDVLLKSTCVLEAFGNARTNRNHNSSRFGKYMDINFDFKGDPIGGHIHSYLLEKSRVLKQHVGERNFHAFYQLLRGSEDKQLHKLHLERNPAVYNFTRQGAGLNMIVHSALDSDEQSHQAVTEAMRVIGFSPEEVESVHRILAAILHLGNIEFVETEESGLQKEGLAVAEETLVDHVAELTATPRDLVLRSLLARTVASGGRELIEKGHTAAEASYARDACAKAVYQRLFEWVVNRINSVMEPRGRDPRRDGKDTVIGVLDIYGFEVFPVNSFEQFCINYCNEKLQQLFIRLILKQEQEEYEREGIAWQSVEYFNNATIVDLVERPHRGILAVLDEACSSAGTITDRIFLQTLDTHHRHHLHYTSRQLCPTDKTMEFGRDFRIKHYAGDVTYSVEGFIDKNRDFLFQDFKRLLYNSTDPTLRAMWPDGQQDITEVTKRPLTAGTLFKNSMVALVENLASKEPFYVRCIKPNEDKVAGKLDENHCRHQVAYLGLLENVRVRRAGFASRQPYSRFLLRYKMTCEYTWPNHLLGSDRAAVSALLEQHGLQGDVAFGHSKLFIRSPRTLVTLEQSRARLIPIIVLLLQKAWRGTLARWRCRRLRAIYTIMRWFRRHKVRAHLAELQRRFQAARQPPLYGRDLVWPLPPAVLQPFQDTCQALFCRWRARQLVKNIPPSDMAQIKAKVAAMGALQGLRQDWGCRRAWARDYLSSATDNPTASSLFAQRLKTLRDKDGFRAVLFSSHIRKVNRFYKIRNRALLLTDRHLYKLDPDRQYRVMRAVPLEAVTGLSVTSGGDQLVVLHARGQDDLVVCLHRSRPPLDNRIGELVGVLAAHCQGEGRALEVRVSDCIPLSQRGARRLVSVEPRPEQPEPDFRCARGTFTLLWPSR; encoded by the exons GTTCGAGAAGGGCCGCATCTACACCTATATTGGTGAGGTGCTGGTATCCGTGAACCCCTACCAGGAGCTGCCCCTGTATGGGCCTGAGGCCATTGCCAGGTACCAGGGCCGCGAGCTCTATGAGCGGCCACCCCATCTCTACGCTGTGGCCAATGCCACCTACAAGGCGATGAAGCACCGGTCCAGGGACACCTGCATCGTCATCTCAG GTGAGAGTGGGGCAGGGAAGACAGAAGCCAGTAAGCACATCATGCAGTACATTGCTGCCGTCACCAACCCAAGCCAGAGGGCTGAGGTGGAGAG GGTCAAGGACGTGCTGCTCAAGTCCACTTGTGTGCTAGAGGCCTTCGGCAATGCCCGCACCAACCGCAATCACAACTCCAGCCGCTTTGGCAAGTACATGGACATCAACTTCGACTTCAAGGGGGACCCGATCGGAGGACACATCCACAGCTATCTACTGGAGAAG TCTCGGGTCCTCAAGCAGCACGTGGGTGAAAGAAACTTCCACGCCTTCTACCAG TTGCTGAGAGGCAGTGAGGACAAGCAGCTGCATAAACTGCACTTGGAGAGGAACCCTGCTGTATACAATTTCACGCGCCAGGGAGCAGGACTCAACATGATTGTGCACAGC GCCTTGGACAGTGATGAGCAGAGCCACCAGGCAGTGACTGAGGCCATGAGGGTCATCGGCTTCAGTCCTGAAGAGGTGGAGTCTGTGCATCGCATCCTGGCTGCCATATTGCACCTG GGAAACATCGAATTTGTGGAGACGGAGGAGAGTGGGCTGCAGAAGGAGGGCCTGGCAGTGGCCGAGGAGACACTGGTGGACCATGTGGCTGAGCTGACGGCCACACCCCGGGACCTCGTGCTCCGCTCCCTGCTGGCTCGTACAGTTGCCTCGGGAGGCAGGGAACTCATAGAGAAGGGCCACACTGCGGCTGAGGCCAGCTACGCCCGGGATGCCTGTGCCAAG GCGGTGTACCAGCGGCTGTTTGAGTGGGTGGTGAACAGGATCAACAGTGTCATGGAACCCCGAGGCCGAGACCCTCGGCGTGATGGCAAGGACACAGTCATTGGCGTGCTGGACATCTATGGCTTTGAGGTGTTTCCCGTCAACAG CTTTGAGCAGTTCTGCATCAACTACTGCAACGAGAAGCTGCAGCAGCTGTTCATCCGGCTCATCCtgaagcaggagcaggaggagtaCGAGCGCGAGGGCATCGCCTGGCAGAGC GTTGAGTACTTCAACAACGCCACCATTGTGGATCTGGTGGAGCGGCCCCACCGTGGCATCCTGGCCGTGCTGGACGAGGCCTGCAGCTCTGCCGGCACCATCACTGACCGAATCTTCCTGCAGACCCTGGACACGCACCACCGCCATCACCTACATTACACGAGCCGCCAG CTCTGCCCCACAGACAAGACCATGGAGTTTGGCCGAGACTTCCGGATCAAGCATTATGCAGGGGATGTCAC GTACTCCGTGGAAGGCTTCATCGACAAGAACAGAGATTTCCTCTTCCAGGACTTCAAGCGGCTGCTGTACAACAG CACGGATCCCACTCTACGGGCCATGTGGCCAGATGGGCAGCAGGACATCACAGAGGTGACCAAGCGCCCCCTGACGGCCGGCACACTCTTCAAGAACTCCATGGTGGCCCTGGTGGAGAACCTTGCCTCCAAG GAGCCCTTCTACGTCCGCTGCATCAAGCCCAATGAGGACAAGGTGGCTGGGAAGCTGGATGAGAACCACTGTCGCCACCAGGTTGCATACCTGGGGCTGCTGGAGAACGTGAGGGTCCGCAGGGCTGGCTTCGCTTCCCGCCAGCCCTACTCTCGATTCCTGCTCAG GTACAAGATGACCTGTGAATACACATGGCCCAACCACCTGCTGGGCTCCGACAGGGCAGCTGTGAGCGCTCTCCTGGAGCAGCACGGGCTGCAGGGGGACGTGGCCTTTGGCCACAGCAAGCTGTTCATCCGCTCACCCCGGACACTGGTCACACTGGAGCAGAGCCGAGCCCGCCTCATCCCCATCATTGTGCTACTATTGCAGAAG GCATGGCGGGGCACCTTGGCGAGGTGGCGCTGCCGGAGGCTGAGGGCTATCTACACCATCATGCGCTGGTTCCGGAGACACAAGGTGCGGGCTCACCTGGCTGAGCTGCAGCGGCGATTCCAGGCTGCAAGGCAGCCGCCGCTCTACGGGCGTGACCTTGTGTGGCCGCTGCCCCCTGCTGTGTTGCAGCCCTTCCAGGACACCTGCCAAGCACTCTTCTGCAG GTGGCGGGCCCGGCAGCTGGTGAAGAACATCCCCCCTTCAGACATGGCCCAGATCAAGGCCAAGGTGGCCGCCATGGGGGCCCTGCAAGGGCTTCGTCAGGACTGGGGCTGCCGGCGGGCCTGGGCCCGAGATTACCTGTCCTCT GCCACTGACAATCCCACAGCATCAAGCCTGTTTGCTCAGCGACTAAAGACACTTCGGGACAAAGATGGCTTCAGGGCTGTGCTCTTTTCAAGCCACATCCGTAAG GTGAACCGCTTCTACAAGATCCGGAACCGGGCCCTCCTGCTCACAGACCGGCACCTCTACAAGCTGGACCCTGACCGGCAGTACCGGGTGATGCGGGCTGTGCCCCTTGAGGCG GTGACAGGGCTGAGCGTGACCAGCGGAGGAGACCAGCTGGTGGTGCTGCACGCCCGCGGCCAGGACGACCTCGTGGTGTGCTTGCACCGCTCCCGGCCGCCGCTGGACAACCGCATTGGGGAGCTGGTGGGTGTGCTGGCCGCACACTGCCAGGG GGAGGGCCGCGCCCTGGAGGTTCGCGTCTCCGACTGCATCCCGCTGAGCCAGCGCGGGGCCCGGCGCCTCGTCTCGGTGGAGCCCAGGCCGGAGCAGCCAGAGCCCGATTTCCGCTGCGCCCGCGGCACCTTCACCCTACTCTGGCCCAGCCGCTGA